A window from Hemibagrus wyckioides isolate EC202008001 linkage group LG19, SWU_Hwy_1.0, whole genome shotgun sequence encodes these proteins:
- the usp6nl gene encoding USP6 N-terminal-like protein isoform X1, which translates to MQVLQIVKELVSPSRRRAGSRFAASEGEQDAAVKLDQERAEIVARYDKGVEGGSVEPWEEANYDLYKVVDRFGFLHENELPASNALEEKQKQLELERTEKWLKMLKSWDKYKNSEKLVRRIYKGIPLQLRGQVWCLLLDVPKIKEEKKDFYEKLKMRARSLSPDIRQIDLDVNRTYRDHIMFMRRYDVKQQDLFHVLTAYSMYNREVGYCQGMSQITALLLIYMNEEDAFWALVKLLSGQRHSMHGFFVPGFPKLLRFQEHHDRILKKMMPKLKQHLDNQEVFTSLYTMKWLFQCFLDRTPFTLTLRIWDIYILEGERVLPAMSYTILKLHKKTLMKFSMEDLVEFLQVTLSKDFFFDDDYVIEQLQTSMSELRRSKLELPPPGKDEEFPTKPLGQLPPEPEGLAPDKANHIANGRMEALPSPSTAVTETMVSANGDKKDSADKTPQKTGKREGTKEATPNESGKTHTSSSQNLNVGPGGRRDVGPRWVKPSEGRLAAMMEGHMNLGSTVPSSPAISVASEQPRHHRPRSRGFVPGTDRGSNASQYDNVPVSDGDVADVPCFTTVSEPSHQYIPPPVKHESPTRPSSGGITAPTFRIPKNPPMPLMPDPRQPLHYTPGMMPGYSPYPKMQPENRAYGMAYDERAYGTTVRSTPPNRSPEKALMNSSYNTYRRQPINADFVGQMDSFVESGHFPRHPTRHVDQRYEKQWQGQGWHGEVDVNVAPLRTPGGLPRSSSFHKAQLSPVHRGQEFSFPPGPISDNVMHYRAVTSRKQMPTVFGGVPYRQEAFAMQESMLL; encoded by the exons cgtCTGAAGGAGAGCAGGATGCCGCTGTGAAGTTGGATCAGGAAAGGGCTGAAATCGTAGCCAGATATGACAAG GGTGTGGAAGGTGGTTCGGTTGAGCCGTGGGAGGAGGCGAACTATGACCTCTACAAAGTGGTGGACCGCTTCGGCTTCCTGCA tgagaATGAACTTCCAGCCTCAAATGCCTTGGAGGAAAAG CAAAAGCAGCTGGAACTGGAGAGGACAGAAAAATGGTTGAAGATGCTGAAAAGCTGGGACAAGTACAAGAACAgcgagaag ctggTAAGGAGGATCTATAAAGGAATCCCACTACAGCTTCGAGGACAGGTCTGGTGTCTCCTCCTTGATGTCCCCAAAataaaagaggagaagaaggacTTCTacgag aagCTGAAGATGAGAGCAAGAAGCTTGTCCCCTGATATTCGTCAAATAGATCTGGATGTGAACCGCACATACAGAGACCACATCATGTTTATGCGCCGCTATGACGTCAA GCAGCAGGACCTCTTCCACGTCCTCACAGCATACTCCATGTACAACAGG gaggtggGATATTGTCAAGGTATGAGCCAGATCACCGCTCTCCTCCTGATTTATATGAATGAAGAGGACGCGTTCTGGGCTCTGGTCAAACTGCTGTCTGGACAGAGACATTCAATGCatg gATTTTTTGTGCCAGGTTTTCCTAAGCTGCTACGCTTCCAAGAGCACCATGACCGCATCCTGAAGAAGATGATGCCTAAACTTAAACAGCACcta GACAACCAGGAAGTTTTCACCAGTCTGTATACCATGAAGTGGCTCTTTCAGTGCTTTTTGGATCGG ACCCCTTTCACGTTAACACTCAGGATATGGGACATCTACATtctagaaggagagagagtccTGCCTGCGATGTCCTACACCATCCTCAAGCTccacaaaa AGACCCTGATGAAGTTCTCTATGGAGGACCTTGTGGAGTTCCTCCAGGTTACCCTCTCGAAGGATTTCTTCTTCGACGACGACTATGTAATCGAGCAGCTCCAGACTTCTATGTCTGAACTCAGACGCTCCAAACTAGAGCTTCCTCCTCCAG GTAAAGATGAGGAGTTTCCTACAAAGCCACTGGGCCAGCTTCCACCAGAGCCTGAGGGATTGGCGCCAGACAAAGCCAATCACATCGCTAACGGGCGGATGGAGGCTCTGCCGTCTCCGAGCACGGCCGTTACGGAAACAATGGTTTCTGCAAATGGAGACAAAAAAGACTCGGCAGATAAAACGCCACAAAAGACAGGCAAAAGGGAAGGGACCAAAGAAGCTACACCCAATGAGAGCGGAAAGACGCACACGTCATCGAGCCAGAACTTGAACGTAGGTCCCGGTGGACGGAGAGACGTTGGACCACGCTGGGTAAAACCGTCCGAGGGCAGACTGGCGGCCATGATGGAGGGCCACATGAACCTCGGTAGCACGGTACCCTCTTCTCCTGCCATATCAGTGGCCAGTGAACAGCCGCGTCATCATCGCCCTCGCTCCAGAGGCTTCGTGCCCGGCACTGACCGTGGCTCCAACGCCTCACAGTATGACAATGTTCCAGTGTCCGACGGAGATGTTGCAGACGTTCCATGTTTTACGACAGTTTCCGAACCTTCTCATCAGTACATCCCACCACCTGTTAAACATGAAAGCCCTACACGGCCCTCTAGTGGTGGTATCACTGCACCTACTTTCAGAATCCCTAAAAATCCACCCATGCCCTTGATGCCTGACCCTCGACAGCCTTTACACTACACCCCAGGTATGATGCCTGGTTATTCCCCCTATCCTAAAATGCAGCCAGAAAATCGAGCATACGGAATGGCATATGATGAGAGGGCATACGGTACTACAGTACGTTCCACACCCCCCAATCGCTCGCCAGAAAAAGCCCTGATGAATAGCAGCTACAACACGTACCGCCGCCAGCCGATAAATGCAGATTTTGTAGGCCAGATGGACAGCTTTGTCGAAAGCGGCCATTTCCCGAGGCATCCTACTCGACACGTAGATCAGCGTTATGAGAAGCAGTGGCAAGGGCAAGGCTGGCACGGTGAGGTAGACGTGAATGTAGCGCCCCTGCGTACTCCGGGTGGGTTACCCCGCTCATCAAGCTTTCACAAAGCCCAGCTCTCACCTGTACATCGAGGTCAGGAGTTCAGCTTCCCACCAGGGCCCATCTCAGACAACGTGATGCACTACAGAGCCGTGACCAGCAGGAAACAGATGCCTACAGTGTTTGGAGGAGTTCCTTACCGACAAGAGGCCTTCGCCATGCAGGAGTCGATGctgctctga
- the usp6nl gene encoding USP6 N-terminal-like protein isoform X3 yields the protein MKDPGASEGEQDAAVKLDQERAEIVARYDKGVEGGSVEPWEEANYDLYKVVDRFGFLHENELPASNALEEKQKQLELERTEKWLKMLKSWDKYKNSEKLVRRIYKGIPLQLRGQVWCLLLDVPKIKEEKKDFYEKLKMRARSLSPDIRQIDLDVNRTYRDHIMFMRRYDVKQQDLFHVLTAYSMYNREVGYCQGMSQITALLLIYMNEEDAFWALVKLLSGQRHSMHGFFVPGFPKLLRFQEHHDRILKKMMPKLKQHLDNQEVFTSLYTMKWLFQCFLDRTPFTLTLRIWDIYILEGERVLPAMSYTILKLHKKTLMKFSMEDLVEFLQVTLSKDFFFDDDYVIEQLQTSMSELRRSKLELPPPGKDEEFPTKPLGQLPPEPEGLAPDKANHIANGRMEALPSPSTAVTETMVSANGDKKDSADKTPQKTGKREGTKEATPNESGKTHTSSSQNLNVGPGGRRDVGPRWVKPSEGRLAAMMEGHMNLGSTVPSSPAISVASEQPRHHRPRSRGFVPGTDRGSNASQYDNVPVSDGDVADVPCFTTVSEPSHQYIPPPVKHESPTRPSSGGITAPTFRIPKNPPMPLMPDPRQPLHYTPGMMPGYSPYPKMQPENRAYGMAYDERAYGTTVRSTPPNRSPEKALMNSSYNTYRRQPINADFVGQMDSFVESGHFPRHPTRHVDQRYEKQWQGQGWHGEVDVNVAPLRTPGGLPRSSSFHKAQLSPVHRGQEFSFPPGPISDNVMHYRAVTSRKQMPTVFGGVPYRQEAFAMQESMLL from the exons ATGAAGGACCCCGGTG cgtCTGAAGGAGAGCAGGATGCCGCTGTGAAGTTGGATCAGGAAAGGGCTGAAATCGTAGCCAGATATGACAAG GGTGTGGAAGGTGGTTCGGTTGAGCCGTGGGAGGAGGCGAACTATGACCTCTACAAAGTGGTGGACCGCTTCGGCTTCCTGCA tgagaATGAACTTCCAGCCTCAAATGCCTTGGAGGAAAAG CAAAAGCAGCTGGAACTGGAGAGGACAGAAAAATGGTTGAAGATGCTGAAAAGCTGGGACAAGTACAAGAACAgcgagaag ctggTAAGGAGGATCTATAAAGGAATCCCACTACAGCTTCGAGGACAGGTCTGGTGTCTCCTCCTTGATGTCCCCAAAataaaagaggagaagaaggacTTCTacgag aagCTGAAGATGAGAGCAAGAAGCTTGTCCCCTGATATTCGTCAAATAGATCTGGATGTGAACCGCACATACAGAGACCACATCATGTTTATGCGCCGCTATGACGTCAA GCAGCAGGACCTCTTCCACGTCCTCACAGCATACTCCATGTACAACAGG gaggtggGATATTGTCAAGGTATGAGCCAGATCACCGCTCTCCTCCTGATTTATATGAATGAAGAGGACGCGTTCTGGGCTCTGGTCAAACTGCTGTCTGGACAGAGACATTCAATGCatg gATTTTTTGTGCCAGGTTTTCCTAAGCTGCTACGCTTCCAAGAGCACCATGACCGCATCCTGAAGAAGATGATGCCTAAACTTAAACAGCACcta GACAACCAGGAAGTTTTCACCAGTCTGTATACCATGAAGTGGCTCTTTCAGTGCTTTTTGGATCGG ACCCCTTTCACGTTAACACTCAGGATATGGGACATCTACATtctagaaggagagagagtccTGCCTGCGATGTCCTACACCATCCTCAAGCTccacaaaa AGACCCTGATGAAGTTCTCTATGGAGGACCTTGTGGAGTTCCTCCAGGTTACCCTCTCGAAGGATTTCTTCTTCGACGACGACTATGTAATCGAGCAGCTCCAGACTTCTATGTCTGAACTCAGACGCTCCAAACTAGAGCTTCCTCCTCCAG GTAAAGATGAGGAGTTTCCTACAAAGCCACTGGGCCAGCTTCCACCAGAGCCTGAGGGATTGGCGCCAGACAAAGCCAATCACATCGCTAACGGGCGGATGGAGGCTCTGCCGTCTCCGAGCACGGCCGTTACGGAAACAATGGTTTCTGCAAATGGAGACAAAAAAGACTCGGCAGATAAAACGCCACAAAAGACAGGCAAAAGGGAAGGGACCAAAGAAGCTACACCCAATGAGAGCGGAAAGACGCACACGTCATCGAGCCAGAACTTGAACGTAGGTCCCGGTGGACGGAGAGACGTTGGACCACGCTGGGTAAAACCGTCCGAGGGCAGACTGGCGGCCATGATGGAGGGCCACATGAACCTCGGTAGCACGGTACCCTCTTCTCCTGCCATATCAGTGGCCAGTGAACAGCCGCGTCATCATCGCCCTCGCTCCAGAGGCTTCGTGCCCGGCACTGACCGTGGCTCCAACGCCTCACAGTATGACAATGTTCCAGTGTCCGACGGAGATGTTGCAGACGTTCCATGTTTTACGACAGTTTCCGAACCTTCTCATCAGTACATCCCACCACCTGTTAAACATGAAAGCCCTACACGGCCCTCTAGTGGTGGTATCACTGCACCTACTTTCAGAATCCCTAAAAATCCACCCATGCCCTTGATGCCTGACCCTCGACAGCCTTTACACTACACCCCAGGTATGATGCCTGGTTATTCCCCCTATCCTAAAATGCAGCCAGAAAATCGAGCATACGGAATGGCATATGATGAGAGGGCATACGGTACTACAGTACGTTCCACACCCCCCAATCGCTCGCCAGAAAAAGCCCTGATGAATAGCAGCTACAACACGTACCGCCGCCAGCCGATAAATGCAGATTTTGTAGGCCAGATGGACAGCTTTGTCGAAAGCGGCCATTTCCCGAGGCATCCTACTCGACACGTAGATCAGCGTTATGAGAAGCAGTGGCAAGGGCAAGGCTGGCACGGTGAGGTAGACGTGAATGTAGCGCCCCTGCGTACTCCGGGTGGGTTACCCCGCTCATCAAGCTTTCACAAAGCCCAGCTCTCACCTGTACATCGAGGTCAGGAGTTCAGCTTCCCACCAGGGCCCATCTCAGACAACGTGATGCACTACAGAGCCGTGACCAGCAGGAAACAGATGCCTACAGTGTTTGGAGGAGTTCCTTACCGACAAGAGGCCTTCGCCATGCAGGAGTCGATGctgctctga
- the usp6nl gene encoding USP6 N-terminal-like protein isoform X4 yields the protein MTSEGEQDAAVKLDQERAEIVARYDKGVEGGSVEPWEEANYDLYKVVDRFGFLHENELPASNALEEKQKQLELERTEKWLKMLKSWDKYKNSEKLVRRIYKGIPLQLRGQVWCLLLDVPKIKEEKKDFYEKLKMRARSLSPDIRQIDLDVNRTYRDHIMFMRRYDVKQQDLFHVLTAYSMYNREVGYCQGMSQITALLLIYMNEEDAFWALVKLLSGQRHSMHGFFVPGFPKLLRFQEHHDRILKKMMPKLKQHLDNQEVFTSLYTMKWLFQCFLDRTPFTLTLRIWDIYILEGERVLPAMSYTILKLHKKTLMKFSMEDLVEFLQVTLSKDFFFDDDYVIEQLQTSMSELRRSKLELPPPGKDEEFPTKPLGQLPPEPEGLAPDKANHIANGRMEALPSPSTAVTETMVSANGDKKDSADKTPQKTGKREGTKEATPNESGKTHTSSSQNLNVGPGGRRDVGPRWVKPSEGRLAAMMEGHMNLGSTVPSSPAISVASEQPRHHRPRSRGFVPGTDRGSNASQYDNVPVSDGDVADVPCFTTVSEPSHQYIPPPVKHESPTRPSSGGITAPTFRIPKNPPMPLMPDPRQPLHYTPGMMPGYSPYPKMQPENRAYGMAYDERAYGTTVRSTPPNRSPEKALMNSSYNTYRRQPINADFVGQMDSFVESGHFPRHPTRHVDQRYEKQWQGQGWHGEVDVNVAPLRTPGGLPRSSSFHKAQLSPVHRGQEFSFPPGPISDNVMHYRAVTSRKQMPTVFGGVPYRQEAFAMQESMLL from the exons cgtCTGAAGGAGAGCAGGATGCCGCTGTGAAGTTGGATCAGGAAAGGGCTGAAATCGTAGCCAGATATGACAAG GGTGTGGAAGGTGGTTCGGTTGAGCCGTGGGAGGAGGCGAACTATGACCTCTACAAAGTGGTGGACCGCTTCGGCTTCCTGCA tgagaATGAACTTCCAGCCTCAAATGCCTTGGAGGAAAAG CAAAAGCAGCTGGAACTGGAGAGGACAGAAAAATGGTTGAAGATGCTGAAAAGCTGGGACAAGTACAAGAACAgcgagaag ctggTAAGGAGGATCTATAAAGGAATCCCACTACAGCTTCGAGGACAGGTCTGGTGTCTCCTCCTTGATGTCCCCAAAataaaagaggagaagaaggacTTCTacgag aagCTGAAGATGAGAGCAAGAAGCTTGTCCCCTGATATTCGTCAAATAGATCTGGATGTGAACCGCACATACAGAGACCACATCATGTTTATGCGCCGCTATGACGTCAA GCAGCAGGACCTCTTCCACGTCCTCACAGCATACTCCATGTACAACAGG gaggtggGATATTGTCAAGGTATGAGCCAGATCACCGCTCTCCTCCTGATTTATATGAATGAAGAGGACGCGTTCTGGGCTCTGGTCAAACTGCTGTCTGGACAGAGACATTCAATGCatg gATTTTTTGTGCCAGGTTTTCCTAAGCTGCTACGCTTCCAAGAGCACCATGACCGCATCCTGAAGAAGATGATGCCTAAACTTAAACAGCACcta GACAACCAGGAAGTTTTCACCAGTCTGTATACCATGAAGTGGCTCTTTCAGTGCTTTTTGGATCGG ACCCCTTTCACGTTAACACTCAGGATATGGGACATCTACATtctagaaggagagagagtccTGCCTGCGATGTCCTACACCATCCTCAAGCTccacaaaa AGACCCTGATGAAGTTCTCTATGGAGGACCTTGTGGAGTTCCTCCAGGTTACCCTCTCGAAGGATTTCTTCTTCGACGACGACTATGTAATCGAGCAGCTCCAGACTTCTATGTCTGAACTCAGACGCTCCAAACTAGAGCTTCCTCCTCCAG GTAAAGATGAGGAGTTTCCTACAAAGCCACTGGGCCAGCTTCCACCAGAGCCTGAGGGATTGGCGCCAGACAAAGCCAATCACATCGCTAACGGGCGGATGGAGGCTCTGCCGTCTCCGAGCACGGCCGTTACGGAAACAATGGTTTCTGCAAATGGAGACAAAAAAGACTCGGCAGATAAAACGCCACAAAAGACAGGCAAAAGGGAAGGGACCAAAGAAGCTACACCCAATGAGAGCGGAAAGACGCACACGTCATCGAGCCAGAACTTGAACGTAGGTCCCGGTGGACGGAGAGACGTTGGACCACGCTGGGTAAAACCGTCCGAGGGCAGACTGGCGGCCATGATGGAGGGCCACATGAACCTCGGTAGCACGGTACCCTCTTCTCCTGCCATATCAGTGGCCAGTGAACAGCCGCGTCATCATCGCCCTCGCTCCAGAGGCTTCGTGCCCGGCACTGACCGTGGCTCCAACGCCTCACAGTATGACAATGTTCCAGTGTCCGACGGAGATGTTGCAGACGTTCCATGTTTTACGACAGTTTCCGAACCTTCTCATCAGTACATCCCACCACCTGTTAAACATGAAAGCCCTACACGGCCCTCTAGTGGTGGTATCACTGCACCTACTTTCAGAATCCCTAAAAATCCACCCATGCCCTTGATGCCTGACCCTCGACAGCCTTTACACTACACCCCAGGTATGATGCCTGGTTATTCCCCCTATCCTAAAATGCAGCCAGAAAATCGAGCATACGGAATGGCATATGATGAGAGGGCATACGGTACTACAGTACGTTCCACACCCCCCAATCGCTCGCCAGAAAAAGCCCTGATGAATAGCAGCTACAACACGTACCGCCGCCAGCCGATAAATGCAGATTTTGTAGGCCAGATGGACAGCTTTGTCGAAAGCGGCCATTTCCCGAGGCATCCTACTCGACACGTAGATCAGCGTTATGAGAAGCAGTGGCAAGGGCAAGGCTGGCACGGTGAGGTAGACGTGAATGTAGCGCCCCTGCGTACTCCGGGTGGGTTACCCCGCTCATCAAGCTTTCACAAAGCCCAGCTCTCACCTGTACATCGAGGTCAGGAGTTCAGCTTCCCACCAGGGCCCATCTCAGACAACGTGATGCACTACAGAGCCGTGACCAGCAGGAAACAGATGCCTACAGTGTTTGGAGGAGTTCCTTACCGACAAGAGGCCTTCGCCATGCAGGAGTCGATGctgctctga
- the usp6nl gene encoding USP6 N-terminal-like protein isoform X2 has product MQMERQSFTKDIQEWEQASEGEQDAAVKLDQERAEIVARYDKGVEGGSVEPWEEANYDLYKVVDRFGFLHENELPASNALEEKQKQLELERTEKWLKMLKSWDKYKNSEKLVRRIYKGIPLQLRGQVWCLLLDVPKIKEEKKDFYEKLKMRARSLSPDIRQIDLDVNRTYRDHIMFMRRYDVKQQDLFHVLTAYSMYNREVGYCQGMSQITALLLIYMNEEDAFWALVKLLSGQRHSMHGFFVPGFPKLLRFQEHHDRILKKMMPKLKQHLDNQEVFTSLYTMKWLFQCFLDRTPFTLTLRIWDIYILEGERVLPAMSYTILKLHKKTLMKFSMEDLVEFLQVTLSKDFFFDDDYVIEQLQTSMSELRRSKLELPPPGKDEEFPTKPLGQLPPEPEGLAPDKANHIANGRMEALPSPSTAVTETMVSANGDKKDSADKTPQKTGKREGTKEATPNESGKTHTSSSQNLNVGPGGRRDVGPRWVKPSEGRLAAMMEGHMNLGSTVPSSPAISVASEQPRHHRPRSRGFVPGTDRGSNASQYDNVPVSDGDVADVPCFTTVSEPSHQYIPPPVKHESPTRPSSGGITAPTFRIPKNPPMPLMPDPRQPLHYTPGMMPGYSPYPKMQPENRAYGMAYDERAYGTTVRSTPPNRSPEKALMNSSYNTYRRQPINADFVGQMDSFVESGHFPRHPTRHVDQRYEKQWQGQGWHGEVDVNVAPLRTPGGLPRSSSFHKAQLSPVHRGQEFSFPPGPISDNVMHYRAVTSRKQMPTVFGGVPYRQEAFAMQESMLL; this is encoded by the exons cgtCTGAAGGAGAGCAGGATGCCGCTGTGAAGTTGGATCAGGAAAGGGCTGAAATCGTAGCCAGATATGACAAG GGTGTGGAAGGTGGTTCGGTTGAGCCGTGGGAGGAGGCGAACTATGACCTCTACAAAGTGGTGGACCGCTTCGGCTTCCTGCA tgagaATGAACTTCCAGCCTCAAATGCCTTGGAGGAAAAG CAAAAGCAGCTGGAACTGGAGAGGACAGAAAAATGGTTGAAGATGCTGAAAAGCTGGGACAAGTACAAGAACAgcgagaag ctggTAAGGAGGATCTATAAAGGAATCCCACTACAGCTTCGAGGACAGGTCTGGTGTCTCCTCCTTGATGTCCCCAAAataaaagaggagaagaaggacTTCTacgag aagCTGAAGATGAGAGCAAGAAGCTTGTCCCCTGATATTCGTCAAATAGATCTGGATGTGAACCGCACATACAGAGACCACATCATGTTTATGCGCCGCTATGACGTCAA GCAGCAGGACCTCTTCCACGTCCTCACAGCATACTCCATGTACAACAGG gaggtggGATATTGTCAAGGTATGAGCCAGATCACCGCTCTCCTCCTGATTTATATGAATGAAGAGGACGCGTTCTGGGCTCTGGTCAAACTGCTGTCTGGACAGAGACATTCAATGCatg gATTTTTTGTGCCAGGTTTTCCTAAGCTGCTACGCTTCCAAGAGCACCATGACCGCATCCTGAAGAAGATGATGCCTAAACTTAAACAGCACcta GACAACCAGGAAGTTTTCACCAGTCTGTATACCATGAAGTGGCTCTTTCAGTGCTTTTTGGATCGG ACCCCTTTCACGTTAACACTCAGGATATGGGACATCTACATtctagaaggagagagagtccTGCCTGCGATGTCCTACACCATCCTCAAGCTccacaaaa AGACCCTGATGAAGTTCTCTATGGAGGACCTTGTGGAGTTCCTCCAGGTTACCCTCTCGAAGGATTTCTTCTTCGACGACGACTATGTAATCGAGCAGCTCCAGACTTCTATGTCTGAACTCAGACGCTCCAAACTAGAGCTTCCTCCTCCAG GTAAAGATGAGGAGTTTCCTACAAAGCCACTGGGCCAGCTTCCACCAGAGCCTGAGGGATTGGCGCCAGACAAAGCCAATCACATCGCTAACGGGCGGATGGAGGCTCTGCCGTCTCCGAGCACGGCCGTTACGGAAACAATGGTTTCTGCAAATGGAGACAAAAAAGACTCGGCAGATAAAACGCCACAAAAGACAGGCAAAAGGGAAGGGACCAAAGAAGCTACACCCAATGAGAGCGGAAAGACGCACACGTCATCGAGCCAGAACTTGAACGTAGGTCCCGGTGGACGGAGAGACGTTGGACCACGCTGGGTAAAACCGTCCGAGGGCAGACTGGCGGCCATGATGGAGGGCCACATGAACCTCGGTAGCACGGTACCCTCTTCTCCTGCCATATCAGTGGCCAGTGAACAGCCGCGTCATCATCGCCCTCGCTCCAGAGGCTTCGTGCCCGGCACTGACCGTGGCTCCAACGCCTCACAGTATGACAATGTTCCAGTGTCCGACGGAGATGTTGCAGACGTTCCATGTTTTACGACAGTTTCCGAACCTTCTCATCAGTACATCCCACCACCTGTTAAACATGAAAGCCCTACACGGCCCTCTAGTGGTGGTATCACTGCACCTACTTTCAGAATCCCTAAAAATCCACCCATGCCCTTGATGCCTGACCCTCGACAGCCTTTACACTACACCCCAGGTATGATGCCTGGTTATTCCCCCTATCCTAAAATGCAGCCAGAAAATCGAGCATACGGAATGGCATATGATGAGAGGGCATACGGTACTACAGTACGTTCCACACCCCCCAATCGCTCGCCAGAAAAAGCCCTGATGAATAGCAGCTACAACACGTACCGCCGCCAGCCGATAAATGCAGATTTTGTAGGCCAGATGGACAGCTTTGTCGAAAGCGGCCATTTCCCGAGGCATCCTACTCGACACGTAGATCAGCGTTATGAGAAGCAGTGGCAAGGGCAAGGCTGGCACGGTGAGGTAGACGTGAATGTAGCGCCCCTGCGTACTCCGGGTGGGTTACCCCGCTCATCAAGCTTTCACAAAGCCCAGCTCTCACCTGTACATCGAGGTCAGGAGTTCAGCTTCCCACCAGGGCCCATCTCAGACAACGTGATGCACTACAGAGCCGTGACCAGCAGGAAACAGATGCCTACAGTGTTTGGAGGAGTTCCTTACCGACAAGAGGCCTTCGCCATGCAGGAGTCGATGctgctctga